One region of Quercus lobata isolate SW786 chromosome 2, ValleyOak3.0 Primary Assembly, whole genome shotgun sequence genomic DNA includes:
- the LOC115964644 gene encoding cysteine-rich receptor-like protein kinase 29, with protein MAKVCSKLLLLSAFCIFIAQAFAQPNLQYHFCIDNGNYTSNSTYKVNLNHLLSFLTSNTQIDYGFYNISYGQDPDKVYALGLCRGDVKPDVCHSCLNNATNLTQLCPSQKEAIIWYDYCMLRYSFHNIFGIMEGSPAFYGWNYDNVSANLNEFNQDLRTLLDSLRSQASAGGSLRKFAVGNATAPNFQTLYALMQCTPDLSQQTCSDCLVGVMGSISQCCNGKQGGRVIIPSCNLSFDLYRFYDPTADTVPPPPPSQTPSPPPASPVYTLQSSTNTTAAKGNESNKYRTVTIVVPITAFVILIIISFCIYLRVRQPSENPESEAVDEIGSVENLQLDFETIKVATDNFSDANKLGQGGFGAVYKESILDRWRQSQDVEDGEDERMVAGYSMQGHGASLVFLRTSGEVISEDHALDYNEDSGNEEDGDGAKQMSKTYTTMLLALYAGTLLV; from the exons ATGGCAAAGGTTTGTTCCAAACTTCTCTTACTATCTGCCTTTTGCATATTCATTGCTCAAGCCTTTGCTCAGCCAAACTTGCAATACCATTTTTGTATAGACAATGGTAACTACACAAGCAACAGTACTTACAAAGTAAACCTCAATCACCTCCTCTCCTTCCTCACTTCCAACACTCAAATTGACTATGGGTTCTACAACATTTCTTATGGCCAGGACCCTGACAAAGTATATGCACTTGGACTTTGTAGAGGAGATGTTAAGCCAGATGTTTGCCATAGTTGCCTCAATAACGCTACAAATCTCACACAGCTTTGTCCCAGTCAGAAGGAAGCAATAATATGGTATGACTATTGCATGTTACGCTACTCATTTCACAACATATTTGGGATCATGGAAGGTAGTCCTGCTTTCTATGGGTGGAACTATGATAACGTATCAGCCAATTTAAATGAGTTCAATCAAGACCTCAGGACCTTGTTGGATAGTCTGAGAAGTCAAGCTTCAGCTGGTGGTTCTCTTCGTAAATTTGCAGTAGGAAATGCAACAGCACCGAACTTCCAAACACTATATGCACTGATGCAGTGCACCCCTGACTTGTCTCAGCAAACTTGCAGCGATTGCTTGGTTGGGGTTATGGGAAGTATTTCGCAATGTTGTAATGGGAAGCAAGGTGGCAGAGTTATCATACCCAGCTGTAATTTAAGCTTTGACCTCTATCGCTTTTATGATCCAACCGCTGATACTGTACCACCGCCACCACCGTCACAAACACCATCTCCTCCGCCAGCATCACCAGTATATACACTTCAATCTTCAACAAATACTACTGCTGCAAAAG GAAATGAGAGTAACAAATATCGAACTGTCACTATTGTTGTGCCTATTACTGCTTTTGTGATACTAATAATAATCTCCTTCTGCATCTACCTAAGAGTCCGGCAGCCAAGCGAGAATCCAGAAA GCGAAGCAGTGGATGAGATTGGAAGTGTGGAAAACTTGCAGTTAGACTTTGAGACCATCAAAGTTGCAACAGACAACTTTTCTGATGCAAACAAGCTTGGGCAAGGGGGATTTGGAGCTGTTTACAAG gAGAGTATTTTGGATCGTTGGCGGCAATCTCAAGATGttgaagatggggaagatgagagaatggtggcTGGATACAGCATGCAGGGTCATGGAGCTAGCCTCGTGTTCTTAAGAACTTCTGGAGAAGTTATTTCAGAAGATCATGCTTTGGATTACAACGAGGACAG TGGCAACGAAGAAGATGGAGATGGAGCAAAGCAAATGAGCAAAACATACACCACCATGTTACTGGCCCTGTATGCTGGGACCCTTCTGGTGTAG